A single genomic interval of Acidobacteriota bacterium harbors:
- the thrS gene encoding threonine--tRNA ligase, protein MAKVQIKFPDGSVQPFNSGITGAEIARQISPRLASQAIAVKVDGRVRDLSYPIASDAPIEILTFDNPEGRQVFWHSSSHIMAQAVQELFPGVKLAIGPPIDEGWYYDFDVDKPFSPEDIERIEKQMARIIAEDAPFKREDMNRRQAIDFFKESGEQYKVELLEDLEDDTVSLYRDSRFVDLCRGPHLPTTGMVRVFKLVSSSGAYWRGDENRRMLQRIYGVSYPKKSMLDGYLQRLEEARKRDHRVLGRQLELYTVSDEVGAGLILWLPQGARIRNEIETFWRDEHLRNGYEVVYSPHVALLDLWHQSGHTDFYRENMYAPIDVDQRQFQLRPMNCPFHIQMYKSRRWSYRDLPLRWAELGTVYRYERPGVLHGLMRVRGFTQDDAHHFVTPEGMEDELIWLLDFCVHILRSFGFTEYDIFLSTRPDKAIGSAADWSRAEAGLQAALEKAGLAYTVDEGEGVFYGPKIDIKIKDAIGRSWQCSTIQFDFSLPERFDIHYIDSSGKPKRPYMIHRALLGSIERFFGVLIEHYAGNFPLWLAPVQVKVLPITDDLNEYASGVLERLRRAGLRATLDDRSEKIGAKIRDAELLKVPYMFVVGGREATADSVAMRKHGTGDIGVKSVDQAVALLQAEVASKGSVSDGKEKI, encoded by the coding sequence ATGGCAAAAGTACAGATAAAATTCCCGGACGGATCGGTTCAGCCGTTCAATTCCGGTATCACCGGAGCCGAGATTGCCAGGCAAATCTCCCCACGGCTGGCCAGTCAGGCGATTGCCGTTAAGGTTGACGGCCGGGTCCGCGACCTGAGCTATCCGATTGCCTCCGATGCGCCGATTGAGATTCTCACTTTCGATAACCCCGAGGGGCGGCAGGTGTTCTGGCATTCCAGCTCGCATATCATGGCCCAGGCCGTGCAGGAGCTGTTCCCCGGCGTGAAGCTGGCTATCGGCCCGCCCATTGACGAGGGCTGGTATTATGATTTCGATGTAGACAAGCCGTTCTCCCCGGAGGACATCGAGCGCATCGAGAAGCAGATGGCCCGGATTATCGCCGAGGATGCGCCGTTCAAGCGCGAGGACATGAACCGCCGGCAGGCAATTGACTTCTTCAAGGAGAGCGGGGAGCAGTACAAGGTGGAACTCCTCGAGGATTTGGAAGATGACACCGTCAGCTTGTACCGGGACTCGCGTTTCGTAGACCTGTGCCGCGGTCCGCACCTGCCGACGACCGGTATGGTGAGAGTGTTCAAGCTGGTCTCGTCCTCCGGGGCCTACTGGCGCGGTGACGAGAACCGCCGGATGCTCCAGCGCATTTACGGCGTTTCGTATCCGAAGAAATCGATGCTTGACGGCTATCTGCAACGCCTGGAGGAGGCCCGCAAGCGCGATCACCGCGTGCTCGGCAGGCAGCTCGAACTGTACACGGTCTCGGACGAAGTCGGGGCCGGCCTTATTCTTTGGCTGCCTCAGGGGGCACGGATACGAAACGAGATTGAAACGTTCTGGCGCGACGAACACCTCAGAAACGGGTACGAAGTAGTATACTCGCCGCATGTGGCGCTGCTGGATCTGTGGCATCAAAGCGGCCATACGGATTTTTACAGGGAGAACATGTACGCCCCGATCGACGTGGATCAGCGGCAGTTCCAGCTCAGGCCGATGAACTGCCCGTTTCATATCCAGATGTACAAGTCGCGGCGATGGTCCTATCGCGATCTGCCCCTGCGCTGGGCCGAACTGGGGACGGTTTACCGGTACGAGCGCCCCGGCGTGCTTCACGGCCTGATGCGCGTGCGTGGTTTTACCCAGGATGACGCTCATCATTTCGTCACCCCCGAGGGCATGGAGGACGAGTTGATCTGGCTGCTGGACTTCTGCGTGCATATACTCAGATCGTTCGGCTTTACCGAGTATGACATATTCCTCTCGACGCGCCCCGATAAGGCCATCGGCAGTGCCGCCGACTGGAGCCGGGCCGAGGCGGGCCTTCAGGCGGCTCTCGAGAAGGCCGGCCTGGCGTACACGGTCGACGAGGGAGAGGGCGTATTCTACGGCCCCAAGATCGATATCAAGATCAAGGACGCCATCGGGCGATCATGGCAGTGCTCTACCATTCAGTTCGATTTTTCACTGCCGGAGCGGTTCGATATTCATTATATTGACTCGAGCGGCAAGCCGAAGCGGCCGTATATGATCCACCGAGCCCTGCTCGGCTCCATTGAACGGTTTTTCGGTGTCCTGATCGAACACTACGCCGGGAACTTCCCGCTCTGGCTGGCCCCGGTCCAGGTCAAGGTTCTGCCGATAACCGATGACCTGAACGAGTATGCTTCGGGCGTGCTTGAGCGCCTGCGGCGAGCCGGTTTACGGGCTACCCTGGATGATCGGTCGGAGAAGATCGGAGCCAAGATTCGCGACGCCGAGCTGCTGAAGGTGCCGTACATGTTTGTCGTCGGCGGCAGGGAGGCCACCGCCGATTCGGTCGCCATGAGAAAACACGGCACCGGCGATATAGGTGTGAAGTCGGTCGATCAGGCCGTTGCCCTGCTGCAGGCCGAGGTTGCCTCGAAGGGAAGCGTGTCAGACGGTAAGGAAAAGATATAG